One genomic region from Sorangium aterium encodes:
- a CDS encoding sensor histidine kinase, translating to MTEERMRDDAIHFARRVLVRQALVGVAAFGAIAALAPKLLILEQRVAASVLSVGAKIALAAICATTLLTLLRLRTHQNLLRSLVIGSRDVDHEELERFAGLPTSLALRFVLASSTISSLMMIPGIRPEKLDDGRAVSLLILAITILSASAIPHYVLTRAAAFSLFEISPAEAIGALLETAELYQTPRRRVTSKLLLAVATPVLLVGVGAVLIANAHLQTFIERSRRSTAGLIARTALDPSLGAIDAAGRNDVVSSAAEFGFLARLEHDCVGAEPSFGREADGQIAVITPLDYGCVNTRFSADLEPSAAIWGALVALLAVLVAGALGNLFGRVLAADLVHATKQVRLLGTDSVLRGATQIARPARFAVVARLGHAIEDLAERFRVFAAAQERALEAREAAQRMRGLLFASVSHDLKSPLNAILGFAELVGQEDLTPAQRESLELIATRGRELLGLIESILDAARVEAGQLTLEPQPTSVGWLIAGALRKARELASDAGGEVVIEVGDTLPLIPVDQAYATRAIAVIVAHALRTGAADPSARLVRLTATMAGEFNNEVRIDIEYGSRDVPPDELEALFSRQTTARGRGLTLGLSHARSVIELHGGSLEVDGAPDGRPLCRARLPRIPPPRRPRLSSVPALG from the coding sequence ATGACCGAGGAGCGCATGAGGGACGACGCGATCCACTTCGCGAGGCGCGTGCTCGTCCGCCAGGCGCTGGTCGGCGTCGCCGCGTTCGGGGCGATCGCGGCGCTCGCGCCGAAGCTGCTCATCCTGGAGCAGCGCGTCGCCGCCAGCGTGCTCTCGGTCGGCGCCAAGATCGCGCTCGCCGCGATCTGCGCGACCACGCTGCTGACGCTGCTCCGGCTGCGCACCCACCAGAACCTGCTGCGCTCGCTCGTGATCGGCTCGCGCGACGTCGATCACGAGGAGCTCGAGCGGTTCGCCGGGCTCCCGACCTCGCTGGCGCTGCGCTTCGTGCTGGCGAGCTCGACGATCTCGAGCCTCATGATGATCCCCGGGATCAGGCCGGAGAAGCTCGACGACGGACGCGCGGTCAGCCTGCTCATCCTCGCGATCACGATCCTCAGCGCGTCCGCGATCCCGCACTACGTGCTGACGCGCGCCGCGGCGTTCAGCCTCTTCGAGATCAGCCCGGCCGAGGCGATCGGCGCCTTGCTCGAGACCGCCGAGCTCTACCAGACGCCGCGCCGACGGGTCACCTCGAAGCTGCTCCTGGCCGTCGCCACGCCGGTGCTGCTCGTCGGCGTCGGGGCGGTGCTCATCGCGAACGCGCACCTCCAGACGTTCATCGAGCGCAGCCGGCGCTCGACCGCGGGGCTCATCGCGCGCACGGCGCTCGACCCGTCGCTCGGGGCCATCGACGCGGCCGGCCGCAACGACGTCGTGTCCTCTGCGGCGGAGTTCGGGTTCCTCGCGCGCCTGGAGCACGACTGCGTGGGCGCGGAGCCCTCCTTCGGCCGCGAAGCCGACGGGCAGATCGCCGTGATCACGCCGCTCGACTACGGCTGCGTCAACACCCGGTTCTCCGCCGACCTCGAGCCCTCCGCCGCGATCTGGGGCGCGCTCGTCGCGCTGCTCGCGGTGCTGGTCGCCGGCGCGCTCGGCAACCTGTTCGGCCGCGTCCTCGCTGCCGATCTCGTGCACGCCACGAAGCAGGTGCGCTTGCTCGGCACGGACAGCGTGCTCCGTGGCGCCACCCAGATCGCGCGCCCCGCCCGGTTCGCCGTCGTCGCCCGGCTCGGGCACGCCATCGAGGACCTCGCCGAGCGCTTCCGCGTCTTCGCCGCGGCGCAGGAGCGCGCGCTCGAGGCCCGCGAGGCGGCGCAGCGCATGCGCGGCCTCCTGTTCGCGAGCGTGAGCCACGACCTCAAGAGCCCGCTGAACGCCATCCTCGGGTTCGCCGAGCTCGTGGGCCAGGAGGATCTGACCCCCGCGCAGCGCGAGAGCCTGGAGCTCATCGCGACGCGCGGCCGGGAGCTCCTCGGCCTCATCGAGTCGATCCTCGACGCCGCCCGCGTCGAGGCCGGGCAGCTCACGCTCGAGCCCCAGCCGACGTCCGTCGGCTGGCTCATCGCGGGCGCGCTCCGCAAGGCGCGCGAGCTCGCGAGCGACGCCGGCGGCGAGGTCGTCATCGAGGTCGGCGACACGTTGCCGCTGATCCCCGTCGATCAAGCGTACGCGACGCGCGCGATCGCGGTCATCGTCGCGCACGCGCTCCGGACCGGCGCGGCCGACCCGTCGGCGCGCCTCGTGCGCCTCACGGCGACGATGGCCGGCGAGTTCAACAACGAGGTCCGCATCGACATCGAGTACGGCAGCCGCGACGTGCCGCCGGACGAGCTCGAGGCCCTGTTCAGCCGGCAGACCACGGCGCGCGGGCGCGGCCTGACGCTGGGCCTGAGCCACGCGCGATCGGTGATCGAGCTCCATGGCGGCTCTCTCGAGGTGGACGGCGCCCCCGACGGCCGGCCGCTCTGCCGCGCTCGTCTGCCGCGCATCCCGCCCCCACGCCGTCCCCGCCTGTCCTCTGTCCCTGCGCTCGGCTGA
- a CDS encoding sensor histidine kinase, translated as MARRRRLIRWPRGTTPLVPLAPAIVIVVGIATAVAIALIGIGQLAKMSDQAASLRAEVLAATLSARLRGTIEGERTAFLREAARRAGSEILLVDQGGHVLINESFSAPARTGIVQMLTLGKGETTTSLGRVRFAARPLHPPLSHLSVLTFVSAPSPPPDSIALGNAVAALTVLLLGVAVAVALSFTKSARDDVDYLRERITAMARGQVQSALPTDVIQAEPVPIRSLDQVGLLTAAFNLLITRFAAAERTYRADLQQASAMDRERSAFLAGLSHELRTPLNAILGFAHVLESEVDGPLSQDAREALSVIRQSGEHLRTLIDDILDLSALETGKLQLSRRAVNLRALVDQVMREASAAARDKPLQLRVTGDHALVAHADPRRVRQILTNLVSNAVKFTARGSVTVSITGRGRYAAIVVQDTGPGIPPEETSAVFEEYRQTGDVRSRRAGTGLGLSIARRLVLMHGGTIQLESELGRGSTFTITLPMWIVQQPLFAPTPPTPDAAPPGNDPGAGGPQGRIA; from the coding sequence GTGGCCCGCCGTCGTCGCCTCATCCGCTGGCCCCGTGGCACGACGCCGCTCGTGCCGCTCGCGCCCGCGATCGTGATCGTCGTGGGGATCGCCACGGCGGTGGCGATCGCGCTGATCGGCATCGGCCAGCTCGCGAAGATGAGCGATCAGGCCGCGAGCCTGCGCGCCGAGGTGCTGGCCGCGACGCTCTCGGCGCGGCTCCGCGGGACCATCGAGGGGGAGCGGACGGCGTTCCTGAGAGAGGCGGCGCGGCGGGCTGGGTCGGAGATCCTGCTCGTCGATCAGGGCGGTCACGTGCTGATCAACGAGAGCTTCAGCGCGCCTGCCAGGACCGGCATCGTCCAGATGCTCACCCTGGGCAAGGGCGAGACGACGACCTCGCTCGGCCGCGTCCGGTTCGCGGCGCGCCCGCTGCACCCGCCGCTCTCTCACCTCTCGGTGCTCACCTTCGTCTCGGCGCCGAGCCCGCCGCCCGACTCGATCGCGCTCGGCAACGCCGTCGCGGCGCTCACGGTGCTGCTGCTCGGCGTGGCCGTCGCGGTCGCGCTCTCGTTCACCAAGTCGGCGCGCGACGATGTCGACTACCTGCGCGAGCGCATCACGGCGATGGCGCGCGGACAGGTCCAGAGCGCGCTGCCCACGGACGTGATCCAGGCCGAGCCCGTGCCGATCAGGTCGCTCGACCAGGTCGGCCTCCTGACGGCGGCCTTCAACCTCCTGATCACCCGCTTCGCCGCGGCGGAGCGCACCTACCGGGCGGACCTCCAGCAGGCCTCCGCGATGGACCGCGAGCGCTCGGCGTTCCTCGCGGGGCTGAGCCACGAGCTGCGCACGCCGCTCAACGCCATCCTCGGGTTCGCGCACGTCCTGGAGAGCGAGGTCGACGGGCCGCTCAGCCAGGACGCGCGCGAGGCGCTGTCGGTCATCCGGCAGAGCGGCGAGCACCTGCGCACGCTCATCGACGACATCCTCGACCTCTCGGCGCTCGAGACGGGCAAGCTCCAGCTCTCCCGCCGCGCCGTCAACCTCCGCGCCCTCGTCGACCAGGTGATGCGGGAGGCGTCCGCGGCGGCGCGCGACAAGCCTCTCCAGCTGCGCGTCACCGGGGACCACGCCCTCGTCGCGCACGCCGATCCGCGGAGGGTGCGGCAGATCCTGACGAACCTCGTCTCGAACGCCGTCAAGTTCACGGCGCGCGGCTCGGTGACGGTCAGCATCACGGGGCGCGGCCGCTACGCGGCGATCGTCGTCCAGGACACCGGCCCCGGCATCCCGCCGGAGGAGACGTCGGCGGTCTTCGAGGAGTACCGGCAGACCGGCGACGTGCGCTCGCGCCGGGCCGGGACGGGGCTCGGGCTCTCGATCGCGCGGCGCCTCGTGCTGATGCACGGCGGGACGATCCAGCTGGAGAGCGAGCTCGGGCGGGGCTCGACCTTCACGATCACCCTGCCGATGTGGATCGTGCAGCAGCCCCTGTTCGCGCCGACCCCGCCCACGCCCGACGCGGCGCCGCCGGGGAACGACCCCGGCGCCGGCGGCCCCCAGGGGAGGATCGCATGA
- a CDS encoding GNAT family N-acetyltransferase translates to MLILPPRSEVRARPIETERLILVPIDPSDGPELWLAVNGSRTYLQRWLPWVQFHTDPAASVRFAEACAADWDHGRALRFVIRERAHRSLAGVVGLEACVHLHRSCELGYWLRKEATGRGLMTEAARAALGFAFGHMGAHRVRVAAATDNHPSLAVIGRLGFRFEGIARQAEWCDGRWLDHSVFALLATDPR, encoded by the coding sequence ATGCTCATCCTCCCACCTCGAAGCGAGGTCCGCGCCCGTCCCATCGAGACAGAGCGGCTGATCCTCGTGCCGATCGACCCGTCCGACGGGCCCGAGCTCTGGCTCGCCGTCAACGGCTCGCGCACCTACCTCCAGCGCTGGTTGCCCTGGGTGCAGTTCCACACGGATCCGGCCGCGAGCGTGCGTTTCGCCGAGGCGTGCGCCGCCGACTGGGATCACGGCAGGGCGCTGCGCTTCGTGATCCGCGAGCGCGCGCACCGCTCGCTCGCCGGGGTGGTCGGGCTCGAGGCGTGCGTCCACCTGCACCGCTCCTGCGAGCTCGGCTACTGGCTCCGCAAGGAGGCGACCGGGCGCGGGCTCATGACCGAGGCCGCGAGGGCCGCGCTCGGGTTTGCGTTCGGCCACATGGGCGCGCACCGCGTTCGGGTTGCGGCCGCGACGGACAACCATCCGTCCCTCGCTGTCATCGGCCGGCTCGGCTTCCGCTTCGAGGGCATCGCCCGGCAGGCCGAGTGGTGCGACGGCCGCTGGCTCGACCACTCCGTCTTCGCGCTCCTGGCGACCGATCCCAGGTGA
- a CDS encoding serine/threonine-protein kinase: MALPNKAKIPVGTVLAGKYRITREIGRGGMAAVYEAEHIDIGKRVAIKVLAQELTTSAVVVERFLREARAAASIRSPFICDVYDSGKLEDGRPFLVLELLEGESLYERMTVIRYLDPETTVTVVSQVCRGLTKAHAASIVHRDLKPENIFLTKDEEGRLCAKILDFGLAKFYAPVDGGDAQARLTREGAVFGTPAYMSPEQVRGQGAVDHRADLWALGCITYECLTGRTVWQTEQGVAMTFAQIANAPLPQPAALRPDLPASFTTWFEKALDRSIDRRFQTAKEFADELSVALGVAQPPRGAEPSQAGLVMPGGEAPADLSFDPPGVVRVTPNESRRTVPSGPAERGGDPFAGLDSSGAPGAAIAGRVSQGAGQQITFSGGSGETSVPDPLAHASPPKRGGAGRALVVFGVLALVAGGAYAGYRQFLKPTALPPVSSTTAAPSATSAPSASAGANVPARADAHAEPPGLAWPPLVAQAQEAVAAGDLKAALRLLKDAQDKGNHPVPRTLSENVQIALKDASGKAPCALTGLARPRTHDLVREGGRAVGASRPSIALGPRGAVVTWTDSHEGTEHAYTTTLDGAMRPSSPALDVTPEGRAIGRPELTSAGDRLVLTYWDGKGPEAGVHVRWLDANGRIDGPAVMVAPFPRGGNSWPSLARAAEGFLIAWSDDGDNASEDLFMRRLSPNLDPAGDIIRLTDVTPTGPSKPRVRFPSVAVTSDVMHLAFRFDREPTRVIQYMRLPLANASKGLPPASPGKRADRALGDLSLVNSDRVRSDSPSLACGASGCFVVWHGEAPLGGASAAYIDPAKGQPIWRKRFSKSGARPSIAIAPSGQAQLVWLEGGRLLTASINRDGVGAPTKFARVSGDQPAPSISPGAKPGEWYVAWLDYEAGHLEPYAARIQCR; the protein is encoded by the coding sequence ATGGCTTTGCCGAACAAAGCGAAGATCCCGGTAGGCACGGTCCTCGCCGGAAAATACCGCATCACACGCGAGATCGGGCGCGGCGGCATGGCTGCCGTGTACGAGGCCGAGCACATCGACATCGGCAAACGCGTGGCGATCAAGGTGCTCGCCCAGGAGCTGACGACCTCAGCCGTCGTGGTCGAGCGCTTCCTCCGAGAGGCCCGGGCCGCCGCGTCGATCCGCAGCCCCTTCATCTGCGACGTCTACGACTCCGGCAAGCTCGAGGACGGGCGGCCCTTCCTGGTGCTCGAGCTGCTCGAAGGCGAGTCGCTGTACGAGCGGATGACCGTCATCAGGTACCTCGACCCCGAGACCACCGTAACGGTGGTCTCCCAGGTGTGTCGAGGCCTCACCAAGGCGCACGCCGCCTCCATCGTCCACCGCGACCTCAAGCCGGAGAACATCTTCCTCACGAAGGATGAGGAGGGCCGGCTCTGCGCGAAGATCCTCGATTTCGGCCTCGCGAAGTTCTACGCGCCGGTCGACGGAGGCGACGCGCAGGCGCGCCTCACCCGCGAGGGCGCGGTCTTCGGAACACCGGCTTACATGAGCCCGGAGCAGGTGCGCGGCCAGGGAGCGGTCGACCACCGCGCGGATCTCTGGGCGCTCGGCTGCATCACCTACGAGTGCCTCACAGGCCGCACCGTCTGGCAGACCGAGCAGGGCGTCGCGATGACGTTCGCGCAGATCGCCAACGCGCCCCTGCCGCAGCCCGCGGCGCTCCGCCCCGACCTCCCGGCAAGCTTCACCACGTGGTTCGAGAAGGCGCTCGACCGCTCGATCGATCGCCGGTTCCAGACCGCGAAGGAGTTCGCCGACGAGCTGTCGGTCGCGCTCGGCGTCGCGCAGCCGCCGCGCGGCGCGGAGCCGTCGCAGGCGGGGCTCGTCATGCCGGGCGGCGAGGCGCCGGCCGACCTGTCGTTCGACCCGCCGGGGGTCGTCCGTGTGACCCCCAACGAATCGCGGCGGACCGTCCCGTCGGGTCCGGCGGAGCGCGGGGGAGATCCGTTCGCCGGGCTGGACAGCTCGGGCGCGCCCGGCGCCGCGATCGCCGGGCGCGTGAGCCAGGGCGCGGGGCAGCAGATCACCTTCTCCGGGGGCTCGGGCGAGACCTCGGTCCCCGATCCGCTGGCGCACGCGTCGCCGCCGAAGCGAGGCGGCGCCGGGCGCGCGCTCGTCGTGTTCGGCGTGCTCGCGCTCGTCGCGGGCGGCGCCTACGCGGGTTACCGCCAGTTCCTCAAGCCGACGGCCCTGCCGCCCGTCTCGTCGACCACCGCGGCGCCGTCGGCCACCAGCGCCCCCTCGGCCTCCGCCGGGGCCAACGTGCCGGCGCGCGCCGACGCCCACGCCGAGCCGCCCGGCCTGGCGTGGCCGCCGCTCGTCGCGCAGGCGCAGGAGGCGGTCGCCGCCGGCGATCTCAAGGCGGCGCTCAGGCTGCTGAAGGACGCACAGGACAAGGGCAACCACCCTGTGCCGCGGACGCTGAGCGAGAACGTGCAGATCGCCCTGAAGGACGCGAGCGGCAAGGCGCCATGCGCGCTCACCGGCCTCGCGAGGCCGCGCACGCACGATCTGGTGCGCGAGGGCGGCCGCGCCGTCGGAGCCAGCCGGCCTTCGATCGCGCTCGGCCCGCGCGGCGCGGTGGTCACCTGGACGGACTCGCACGAGGGCACCGAGCACGCCTACACGACGACGCTGGACGGCGCGATGCGGCCGTCGTCGCCGGCGCTCGACGTGACGCCCGAGGGCCGCGCCATCGGGCGCCCCGAGCTGACCTCCGCAGGCGATCGGCTGGTGCTCACGTACTGGGACGGCAAGGGACCGGAGGCCGGCGTGCACGTGCGCTGGCTCGACGCCAACGGGCGGATCGACGGCCCCGCCGTGATGGTCGCGCCCTTCCCTCGCGGAGGGAACTCGTGGCCCTCGCTCGCGCGCGCCGCCGAGGGGTTCCTGATCGCGTGGTCGGACGACGGCGACAACGCCTCCGAGGACCTCTTCATGCGCCGCCTCTCGCCGAACCTCGATCCGGCGGGCGACATCATCCGGCTGACGGACGTCACCCCGACGGGCCCCTCGAAGCCGCGCGTCCGCTTCCCCTCGGTGGCGGTGACGAGCGACGTGATGCACCTCGCCTTCCGCTTCGATCGCGAGCCGACGCGGGTCATCCAGTACATGCGCCTCCCGCTCGCGAACGCCAGCAAGGGCCTCCCGCCGGCCAGCCCCGGCAAGCGCGCCGACCGCGCGCTCGGCGACCTGTCGCTCGTGAACAGCGATCGGGTCCGGAGCGACAGCCCCTCGCTCGCCTGCGGCGCGAGCGGCTGCTTCGTCGTCTGGCACGGCGAGGCCCCGCTCGGGGGCGCGTCGGCCGCCTACATCGATCCGGCCAAGGGCCAGCCAATCTGGCGCAAGCGGTTCTCGAAGTCGGGCGCGCGCCCGTCGATCGCGATCGCGCCGAGCGGGCAGGCGCAGCTCGTCTGGTTGGAGGGGGGCCGCCTGCTCACCGCGTCGATCAACCGCGACGGCGTCGGCGCGCCCACGAAATTCGCCCGCGTCAGCGGGGATCAGCCGGCGCCTTCGATCAGCCCCGGCGCGAAGCCCGGAGAGTGGTATGTCGCCTGGCTTGACTACGAGGCGGGTCATCTCGAGCCCTACGCCGCCCGCATCCAGTGCCGGTGA
- a CDS encoding P-II family nitrogen regulator — protein sequence MKKVEAIIKPFKLDEVKDALAEVGIQGMTVTEVKGFGRTGGKKEVYRGSAYVVDFVPKVKVDIVVPDSMVSDVIDAIEKSAKTGRIGDGKIFVVPVEEAVRIRTGERGEDAI from the coding sequence ATGAAAAAGGTCGAGGCGATCATCAAGCCGTTCAAGCTCGACGAGGTCAAGGACGCCCTCGCCGAGGTCGGGATTCAGGGCATGACGGTGACCGAGGTAAAGGGCTTCGGTCGGACCGGCGGCAAGAAAGAGGTCTATCGAGGGTCGGCGTATGTCGTCGACTTCGTGCCGAAGGTGAAGGTCGACATCGTCGTGCCGGACAGCATGGTCAGCGACGTGATCGACGCCATCGAGAAGAGCGCCAAGACGGGTCGGATCGGCGACGGCAAGATCTTCGTCGTCCCCGTCGAGGAGGCCGTGCGGATCCGCACGGGGGAGCGCGGCGAGGACGCCATCTAG
- the glnA gene encoding type I glutamate--ammonia ligase translates to MKAKDVVAFAKENDVKFVDLKFIDLPGIWQHTTIPASRLNEDLFEEGIGFDGSSVRGWQPINASDMLMTPDPSTAKLDPFHAQKTLSMICKISDPVTGQPYGRDPRYIAQKAENHLRASGIADTSYFGPEAEFFIFDSVRYESSQRGAFYEIDSDEAVWNTGKAGPNLGHKIRSKEGYFPVAPTDTLGDLRGQMMSTLIETGIPVEVGHHEVASAGQCEIGIKFSTLTAMADNLMWFKYVIKNVGRKNGKSVTFMPKPLFGDNGSGMHCHQSLWKEGKPLFAGDGYAGMSDTGLWYIGGILKHAKALAALTNPTTNSYRRLVPGYEAPVNLAYSSRNRSASIRIPLAPGNSPKGRRIEVRFPDASCNPYLAFAAMMMAGLDGVQNRIDPGDPLDKDIYALSPEELKEVPHMPGSLDEALGALERDHEFLLRGDVFTRDILKTWLDFKREREVDAVRLRPVPHEFFLYYDV, encoded by the coding sequence ATGAAGGCGAAAGATGTCGTCGCGTTTGCGAAGGAAAACGACGTAAAATTTGTCGATCTCAAGTTCATCGATCTGCCCGGCATCTGGCAGCACACGACCATCCCGGCGTCCCGCCTGAACGAGGATCTCTTCGAGGAGGGGATCGGCTTCGACGGCTCGTCGGTGCGCGGATGGCAGCCGATCAACGCGAGCGACATGCTGATGACGCCCGACCCGTCGACGGCGAAGCTCGACCCGTTCCATGCCCAGAAGACGCTGAGCATGATCTGTAAGATCAGCGATCCGGTGACCGGCCAGCCCTACGGCCGCGACCCGCGCTACATCGCCCAGAAGGCCGAGAACCACCTCCGCGCGAGCGGCATCGCCGACACGTCCTACTTCGGGCCCGAGGCCGAGTTCTTCATCTTCGACTCGGTCCGCTACGAGAGCTCGCAGCGCGGCGCCTTCTACGAGATCGACAGCGATGAAGCGGTCTGGAACACCGGCAAGGCCGGCCCGAACCTCGGGCACAAGATCCGGTCGAAGGAGGGCTACTTCCCCGTCGCGCCGACCGACACGCTCGGCGATCTGCGCGGGCAGATGATGTCCACGCTGATCGAGACCGGCATCCCGGTCGAGGTCGGCCACCACGAGGTGGCGTCGGCCGGCCAGTGCGAGATCGGCATCAAGTTCTCGACGCTGACGGCGATGGCCGACAACCTCATGTGGTTCAAGTACGTCATCAAGAACGTCGGCCGCAAGAACGGCAAGTCGGTGACGTTCATGCCGAAGCCGCTCTTTGGCGACAACGGCAGCGGCATGCACTGCCACCAGTCGCTCTGGAAGGAGGGCAAGCCGCTCTTCGCCGGCGACGGCTACGCCGGGATGTCCGACACGGGCCTCTGGTACATCGGCGGCATCCTGAAGCACGCGAAGGCGCTCGCCGCGCTCACCAACCCGACGACGAACAGCTACCGCCGGCTCGTCCCGGGCTACGAGGCGCCCGTGAACCTCGCGTACTCGAGCCGCAACCGCTCGGCGTCGATCCGCATCCCGCTGGCCCCCGGCAACAGCCCGAAGGGCCGCCGCATCGAGGTCCGCTTCCCGGACGCGAGCTGCAATCCGTACCTCGCCTTCGCCGCCATGATGATGGCCGGCCTCGACGGCGTCCAGAACCGGATCGATCCGGGCGACCCGCTCGACAAGGACATCTACGCGCTCTCGCCGGAGGAGCTCAAGGAAGTGCCGCACATGCCGGGCTCGCTCGACGAGGCGCTCGGCGCCCTCGAGCGCGACCACGAGTTCCTGCTCCGCGGCGACGTCTTCACCCGCGATATCCTCAAGACCTGGCTCGACTTCAAGCGCGAGCGCGAGGTCGACGCGGTCCGGCTCCGCCCGGTCCCGCACGAGTTCTTCCTCTACTACGACGTCTGA